A genomic segment from Neobacillus sp. YX16 encodes:
- the ctaD gene encoding cytochrome c oxidase subunit I, with translation MSTYAQKKGFGATLWDFLTTVDHKKIAILYLIAGGFFFVVGGIEAVFIRIQLAVPNNDFVSAGLFNEIITMHGTTMIFLAAMPLVFAFMNAVMPLQIGARDVAFPFVNALGFWLFFFGGVFLNLSWFFDGAPDAGWTSYASLAMASKGHGVDFYVLGLQISGIGTLIGGINFLVTIINMRAPGMTYMRMPLFTWTTFVTSALILFAFPPLTVGLVLMMFDRMFGSNFFVTTMGGNTVIWEHLFWIFGHPEVYILVLPAFGIFSEIFPIFSRKRLFGYSSMVFATVLIGFLGFMVWAHHMFTTGLGPVANAIFAVATMAIGVPTGIKIFNWLLTIWGGSVKFTTPMHWALAFIPSFLAGGVTGVMLAAAAADYQYHDTYFVVAHFHYVIVGGVVFAIFAGTHLYWPKMFGTMLNETLGKITFWLFFIGFHMTFFIQHFLGLWGMPRRVFTYLPGQGFELSNLISSLGAVFMSLGVLVLLYNIIMTSVKNVRVGNDPWGDGRTLEWAIPSPPPFYNFKQLPLVRGLDAYWLEKMEGKKGMTPAEPLGDIHMPNSSILPFVIAFGLFVAAFGALFNMDDKAWSVPVLIIGLLITFGAMFLRSVKDDHGFHIHKEELIDDEDKGVKA, from the coding sequence GTGAGTACCTACGCACAAAAAAAAGGATTTGGCGCGACTTTATGGGACTTTTTAACGACTGTTGACCATAAAAAGATCGCAATCCTATATCTTATTGCAGGTGGATTCTTCTTTGTAGTAGGCGGAATAGAGGCAGTATTTATCCGCATCCAGCTAGCAGTACCTAACAATGATTTTGTTAGTGCAGGACTATTTAATGAAATTATAACCATGCATGGAACAACGATGATATTCCTTGCAGCAATGCCGCTTGTTTTTGCTTTTATGAATGCGGTAATGCCTCTACAAATTGGTGCCCGTGATGTTGCATTTCCGTTTGTTAATGCATTAGGATTTTGGTTATTCTTCTTCGGAGGAGTATTTTTAAACCTTTCATGGTTTTTTGACGGAGCACCTGACGCAGGATGGACATCATACGCTTCATTGGCAATGGCCTCTAAAGGTCACGGTGTTGATTTCTACGTATTAGGATTACAGATATCTGGTATAGGTACATTAATAGGCGGTATTAATTTCCTAGTAACGATTATTAACATGCGTGCACCTGGAATGACTTATATGAGAATGCCGTTGTTTACATGGACAACTTTTGTCACTTCAGCACTTATCTTATTTGCATTTCCACCATTAACTGTTGGTTTAGTATTAATGATGTTTGACCGTATGTTTGGATCGAATTTCTTTGTTACTACAATGGGTGGTAACACTGTTATCTGGGAGCATCTATTCTGGATTTTTGGACACCCAGAAGTTTACATTTTGGTACTTCCAGCTTTCGGGATTTTTTCGGAAATATTCCCAATATTTTCAAGAAAACGTTTATTTGGATATTCATCAATGGTTTTTGCTACTGTATTAATTGGCTTCTTAGGATTCATGGTTTGGGCACATCATATGTTTACAACAGGTTTAGGACCTGTTGCAAATGCGATTTTCGCTGTTGCTACAATGGCTATTGGTGTTCCAACTGGTATTAAAATTTTCAACTGGCTTTTAACCATTTGGGGAGGTAGTGTTAAATTTACAACTCCAATGCATTGGGCCTTGGCATTTATTCCTTCGTTTCTTGCCGGTGGGGTAACCGGAGTAATGTTAGCAGCAGCAGCAGCGGACTATCAGTACCACGATACTTATTTCGTTGTGGCACATTTCCACTATGTTATTGTTGGCGGTGTTGTCTTTGCAATCTTTGCTGGTACCCACCTATATTGGCCAAAAATGTTTGGAACGATGTTAAATGAAACCTTAGGAAAGATTACTTTCTGGCTGTTTTTCATAGGTTTCCATATGACATTCTTTATTCAGCACTTCCTAGGTCTATGGGGAATGCCGCGCCGTGTATTCACATACCTGCCGGGCCAAGGATTTGAACTTTCAAACTTAATTAGTTCACTAGGTGCAGTATTTATGTCATTAGGTGTGCTTGTTCTTTTATACAATATCATCATGACATCAGTGAAAAATGTACGCGTTGGCAATGATCCATGGGGAGACGGAAGAACACTTGAGTGGGCAATACCATCACCGCCTCCATTCTATAACTTTAAACAGCTTCCACTAGTTCGTGGTTTAGACGCTTACTGGTTAGAAAAGATGGAAGGCAAAAAAGGAATGACTCCTGCAGAGCCGTTAGGTGATATTCATATGCCTAATTCATCAATCCTGCCATTTGTAATTGCTTTCGGTTTATTCGTTGCAGCGTTTGGTGCATTGTTTAACATGGATGATAAAGCATGGTCAGTACCAGTTCTTATTATTGGTTTATTGATCACCTTTGGAGCTATGTTCTTACGTTCTGTGAAGGATGACCATGGTTTCCATATTCATAAAGAAGAATTGATTGATGACGAGGACAAGGGGGTTAAGGCATAA
- the ctaF gene encoding cytochrome c oxidase subunit IVB: MANSQLNSGNPRVDIEYRRKKSAEEMRHQVVSFALMIFLTLIAFAVVAAKGFSAWFIVPFILLLAIVQVIFQLYYFMHMSHKGHEAPSLFLYSGLLVGLVTVLAFSTIIWW, translated from the coding sequence ATGGCAAATTCACAATTAAATTCAGGGAACCCAAGAGTTGACATTGAATATCGTCGCAAAAAAAGCGCTGAAGAAATGAGACATCAAGTTGTATCATTTGCTTTGATGATTTTCTTAACGTTAATTGCTTTTGCAGTAGTAGCTGCTAAAGGATTTTCAGCTTGGTTTATCGTGCCGTTTATTCTTTTACTAGCGATTGTTCAAGTTATTTTTCAGCTTTATTATTTCATGCATATGAGTCATAAAGGACATGAGGCACCATCATTGTTTCTTTATTCAGGATTGCTAGTTGGCTTAGTGACAGTGTTAGCTTTCTCAACAATTATTTGGTGGTAA
- a CDS encoding cytochrome c oxidase subunit 3, which yields MHAEDKLTYETWPAEPEKSTLEAKNKFLGFWFFLGGETVLFASLFATYLALKDKVPDTTHTLAKDLYDLPLTFVATMLLLTSSLTSVYAMYHMKNFNAKKMNLWLILTLLLGLGFLGLEIYEFTHYVHEYHHTFTSSAFGSAFYTLVGFHGGHVAFGLLWITTLIVRNAKRGLDLYNAPKFYVASLYWHFIDVVWVFIFTVVYLMGMVG from the coding sequence ATGCACGCAGAAGATAAATTAACGTATGAAACATGGCCTGCTGAGCCCGAAAAATCAACCCTTGAAGCAAAAAATAAATTTTTAGGTTTTTGGTTCTTCCTTGGTGGAGAGACTGTGCTATTCGCCTCTCTCTTCGCTACCTATCTTGCTTTAAAGGATAAAGTGCCTGATACAACACATACATTAGCAAAAGATTTATATGACTTGCCATTGACATTTGTTGCGACAATGCTGTTATTAACGAGCTCTTTAACAAGTGTTTATGCGATGTATCACATGAAAAACTTTAATGCTAAAAAAATGAATCTTTGGTTAATCCTAACCCTATTATTAGGACTTGGATTCCTTGGATTAGAGATCTATGAATTTACTCATTATGTTCATGAGTATCATCATACATTTACAAGTAGTGCATTTGGTTCTGCATTTTACACATTAGTTGGTTTCCATGGGGGGCACGTTGCATTCGGTCTTTTATGGATCACTACGTTAATTGTTCGTAATGCTAAACGTGGCTTGGATCTATATAATGCTCCTAAATTTTACGTAGCCAGCCTATATTGGCATTTCATTGACGTAGTTTGGGTATTCATCTTCACAGTAGTTTATTTAATGGGAATGGTGGGATAA